From the genome of Vitis riparia cultivar Riparia Gloire de Montpellier isolate 1030 chromosome 2, EGFV_Vit.rip_1.0, whole genome shotgun sequence, one region includes:
- the LOC117932538 gene encoding SPX domain-containing membrane protein At4g22990-like: MVAFGKKLKERQILEWQGYYINYKLMKKKVKQYVQQIEGGTQNRRHVLKDFSRMLDTQIEKIVLFLLEQQGLLASRIAKLGEQHDTLQQQPDISQISELREAYRAVGRDLLKLLFFVEINAIGLRKILKKFDKRFGYRFTDYYVKTRANHPYSQLQQVFKHVGVGAVVGAISRNLGDLQDRQGSYLSIYDQPALPFQDPVIDSIKAAVDRLTHSTNFLHFLAQHALIMQEELPTAVEEHVDDQKYHFMSLLLNLANTFLYMVNTYIVVPTADNYSMSLGAAATVCGVVIGAMAVAQVFSSVYFSAWSNKSYYRPLIFSSIVLFVGNTMYALAYDLDSIVVLLLGRLFCGLGSARAVNRRYISDCVPLKVRMQASAGFVSASALGMACGPALGGLLQINFKIYKITFNEDTLPGWVMAVAWLVYLIWLWISFKEPVRETQESNIQQESNAEPVENALEKGLAQPLLLSSEDKQEDEDGDQDIDVSEEAPEESRGPATSIGSAYRLLTTSVKVQLLIYFMLKYAIEILLSESSVVTTYYFNWSTSTVAIFLACLGLTVLPVNIAVGSYISNMFEDRQILLASEIMVLIGILLSFNIIIPYSVPQYVCSGLIMFVSAEVLEGVNLALLSRVMSSRLSRGTYNGGLLSTEAGTVARVIADGTITLVGYLGESKLLNITLLPSLLICISSIIATFFTYNSLY, translated from the exons ATGGTTGCCTTTGGGAAAAAGCTGAAAGAAAGACAAATCCTGGAATGGCAAGG GTATTACATCAACTACAAATTGATGAAGAAGAAAGTAAAACAATATGTTCAACAAATTGAAGGTGGAACACAAAATCGCCGTCATGTTCTTAAGGACTTCTCTAGAATGCTGGATACTCAG ATTGAAAAGATTGTCCTCTTTCTGTTGGAACAACAAGGGCTACTAGCAAGCAGGATAGCCAAGCTTGGAGAACAACATGATACTCTTCAGCAGCAGCCAGATATTTCTCAAATATCTGAACTACGAGAAGCTTATAGAGCAGTGGGACGAGATCTGTTAaagcttcttttttttgttgagATAAATGCTATTGGTTTGCGAAAGATCCTGAAGAAGTTTGATAAACGCTTCGGCTATAGATTCACTGATTACTATGTTAAAACCCGTGCTAATCATCCTTATTCCCAGTTGCAGCAAGTGTTCAAGCATGTG GGAGTAGGGGCTGTTGTGGGAGCCATATCTCGCAATCTTGGAGATCTTCAGGACCGTCAAGGAAGTTACTTATCAATTTATGATCAACCTGCCCTTCCTTTCCAG GATCCTGTGATTGATTCAATAAAAGCAGCCGTAGACAGGTTAACACACTCAACAAACTTCCTTCACTTTTTGGCCCAACATGCACTTattatgcaagaagagttaccTACTGCTGTTGAGGAGCATGTCGACGATCAGAAATACCATTTTATGTCACTTCTGTTAAACTTGGCAAATACATTTCTTTATATGGTCAATACGTATATTGTTGTCCCAACAGCGGATAACTACTCCATGAGCCTTGGAGCTGCAGCAACAGTTTGTGGTGTTGTGATTGGGGCAATGGCTGTTGCTCAAGTGTTCTCTTCGGTGTATTTTAGTGCTTGGTCAAATAAATCATACTACAGACCTCTTATATTCAGCAGTATTGTTCTCTTTGTGGGAAATACCATGTATGCACTGGCTTATGACCTTGATTCAATAGTGGTTCTCCTACTTGGTCGTCTTTTCTGTGG ATTGGGCTCTGCTAGAGCTGTTAATCGACGGTATATCAGTGATTGTGTACCACTAAAAGTTCGCATGCAGGCTTCTGCAGGTTTTGTTAGTGCCAGTGCTCTTGGAATGGCATGTGGTCCTGCTCTTGGTGGATTgcttcaaattaatttcaagaTCTACAAGATCACATTTAACGAAGACACTTTGCCTGGTTGGGTTATGGCTGTGGCATGGCTGGTTTATTTAATTTGGCTATGGATCTCATTTAAAGAGCCTGTTCGCGAGACCCAAGAGAGCAATATTCAGCAGGAATCTAATGCTG AACCAGTAGAGAATGCACTTGAAAAGGGTCTAGCTCAACCATTGCTCTTAAGTTCAGAAGACAAgcaagaagatgaagatggtgACCAAGACATTGATGTGAGTGAAGAAGCTCCTGAGGAGTCTCGTGGGCCAGCCACTTCTATTGGTTCAGCATATAGATTACTTACTACCTCTGTAAag GTTCAACTATTGATTTATTTCATGCTCAAATATGCAATAGAGATTTTACTCTCAGAATCAAGTGTTGTTACCACATATTACTTCAATTGGTCCACGAGCACAGTGGCAATCTTTCTTGCATGTCTTGGCCTAACAGTTCTTCCAGTAAACATTGCTGTTGGAAGCTACATAAGCAACATGTTTGAGGATAG GCAAATTTTACTGGCATCTGAAATAATGGTTCTCATTGGCATACTCCTAAGCTTCAACATAATAATTCCATACTCTGTTCCACAATATGTCTGCTCAGGACTCATCATGTTTGTTTCTGCTGAAGTCCTTGAAG GTGTCAATCTGGCACTCCTCTCTCGGGTTATGTCATCAAGGCTTTCTCGTGGAACCTACAATGGTGGACTGCTTTCAACTGAAGCTGGGACAGTCGCTCGAGTAATTGCAGATGGCACAATAACCTTAGTTGGTTACTTGGGTGAGAGTAAGCTACTGAATATCACCCTACTTCCTTCACTTCTCATCTGCATATCCTCCATCATTGCTACCTTCTTTACCTACAACTCTCTCTATTAA
- the LOC117904028 gene encoding protein HOTHEAD-like translates to MGVGLWRFILAAFAGVLVFFHGFCSSEKAPNYSFMHQATSAPALSYYDYIIVGGGTAGCPLAATLSQNYSVLLLERGGAPYGNPNITNLGSFGAPFSDFSPTSPSQRFVSEDGVINARARVLGGGSCLNAGFYTRAGPDYVEEVGWDSGMVKESYEWVEKVVAFKPPMRQWQSAVRDGLLEVGVLPYNGFTYDHIYGTKIGGSIFDPDGHRHTAADLLQYANPTGLTVLLHATVHKITFRRRGKIRPVAHGVIFRDALGKKHKAYLKRGSKNEIIVSSGALGSPQLLMLSGVGPAQHLKAHNISLVLDLPMVGQRMSDNPMNAIFIPSPLPVEVSLIQVVGITHFGTYIEAASGENFAASGPQRDFGMFSPKIGQLATVPPKQRTPEAIAKAIDSMSKLDETAFRGGFILEKIMGPISTGHLELQSRNPNDNPSVTFNYFKEPEDLQRCVNGMQIIEKIIESKAFSQFKYDYLSVPALINMTLNFPVNLVPRHDNASTSLEQFCKDTVMTIWHYHGGCQVGSVVDHDYKVLGVDALRVIDGSTFNASPGTNPQATVMMLGRYMGLRILSERLASDLSK, encoded by the exons ATGGGAGTTGGGTTGTGGCGATTCATTCTTGCTGCTTTTGCTGGAGTGCTTGTCTTCTTTCATGGCTTCTGTTCTTCAGAGAAAG CTCCAAACTACAGCTTCATGCACCAAGCCACGTCCGCGCCGGCGCTTTCATACTACGACTACATCATTGTCGGCGGTGGTACAGCCGGCTGCCCCTTAGCCGCCACTCTCTCCCAAAACTACAGCGTTTTGCTCCTGGAACGTGGCGGCGCACCCTACGGCAACCCCAACATCACCAACCTGGGTTCCTTTGGCGCCCCATTCTCCGACTTCTCTCCAACATCGCCGTCGCAGCGGTTCGTATCAGAGGACGGCGTTATTAACGCTCGCGCGCGAGTTCTTGGCGGCGGAAGTTGCTTGAACGCGGGGTTCTACACACGCGCGGGGCCGGATTATGTGGAAGAGGTGGGGTGGGATAGTGGGATGGTGAAGGAGTCCTATGAGTGGGTGGAGAAGGTGGTGGCGTTCAAGCCGCCGATGCGGCAGTGGCAGTCGGCGGTGAGAGATGGGCTGCTTGAGGTTGGGGTGTTGCCGTACAATGGGTTTACGTATGACCATATATATGGGACCAAGATTGGTGGATCCATATTTGACCCCGACGGCCACCGTCACACGGCGGCTGATCTGCTGCAATATGCTAACCCTACCGGACTTACTGTTCTTCTTCATGCAACTGTGCATAAGATCACCTTCAGAAGAAGag GAAAGATAAGGCCAGTGGCTCATGGGGTGATATTCAGAGACGCGTTAGGAAAGAAGCACAAAGCGTACCTGAAGAGAGGCTCCAAGAATGAGATCATAGTCTCATCTGGAGCACTTGGAAGCCCACAACTGTTGATGTTGAGTGGGGTGGGCCCAGCCCAGCACCTTAAGGCCCATAACATTTCACTTGTACTTGACCTGCCCATGGTGGGCCAGAGGATGTCAGATAACCCAATGAACGCCATCTTCATCCCCTCTCCTCTCCCAGTTGAGGTCTCTCTCATTCAAGTCGTGGGCATCACCCACTTTGGCACCTACATCGAAGCCGCAAGCGGTGAAAACTTCGCCGCTAGCGGTCCTCAAAGGGACTTCGGAATGTTCTCCCCCAAG ATTGGACAGCTGGCAACAGTGCCCCCAAAGCAAAGAACACCAGAAGCCATAGCCAAAGCCATAGATTCCATGAGCAAGCTTGACGAAACAGCCTTCAGAGGAGGATTCATCCTTGAGAAAATCATGGGCCCAATCTCCACGGGCCATCTGGAGCTCCAAAGCCGCAACCCCAACGACAACCCCTCCGTAACATTCAACTACTTCAAAGAGCCTGAGGACTTACAGAGATGTGTTAATGGCATGcaaatcattgaaaaaataatagagtCAAAGGCATTCTCCCAATTCAAATATGATTACTTATCAGTCCCAGCATTGATCAACATGACCCTCAATTTCCCAGTCAACTTGGTGCCAAGGCATGATAATGCTTCCACCTCCCTAGAGCAGTTCTGTAAGGACACCGTGATGACTATATGGCATTATCATGGAGGCTGCCAAGTTGGTAGCGTGGTGGATCATGACTATAAGGTTCTTGGCGTTGATGCCCTACGAGTCATCGATGGATCAACCTTCAACGCCTCTCCTGGGACTAATCCTCAGGCCACCGTCATGATGCTTGGAAG GTACATGGGACTAAGGATTCTGAGCGAGAGACTTGCGAGTGATCTGTCCAAGTAG